The genome window CGATCGACTGACTGATTATTTGAATTTAAGATTAGCTAGTCATGGAGTTAAAAAGGCTGAGAAAACTACTGTTTCTACTGAAAAATTGAGTGGAGAAGAACAAAAATTGATTCAAAAATCGATCAATCTTTCTCCTTACGAATTTATTAAGCAAGTAAAGGACAAATTTGGTGGTTATCCAAGTAATTCAGAGATAGCGATTGTCCGTAAATTAATTCAGCGCCAAAAATTACCAAATGAAGTAATTAATATCTTGATTTATTATGAAATAAACCGATATACTTCACTCTCACAGAAAGTTACCGACGTCGTTGCTAATGATTGGCTTAAAGATGGGATTCAAAGCGCTGAAGAAGCTCTGGTTCACATTAAAAATTTCAAACATGACCAACAGAAAAAGACTTCTTACACGCGGCGAAAAAGCTCTAAACCAGTCCCTAAATGGTTTAATGAAGATAGTAATCAAACGACATCGAAAGATCAGGTTTCTAAAGAGAATTTAAGTGAATTAATTAGACAAGAAGAAGAAAAGCGCCGGAAATTGGAGGGACAAAAATAGTTGGAAAATATTTCTGATAAAATTAAAGAGTATATAAATACGCATAATCTTGTCCCAGAGTATCATAAAATCGTTGAAAATTTGGTAAATGATCCAGAGATCGCGAATTTTTTGACACAAAATAAAATTAACCAACAGTCGGAAATTTTTAAAAAAGGCATCAGTAAGATTTTCGAATTTTATCAAGCTTCGCGTGATCCTCAGGCCGATTATCTAGCGCGACTTAAATTGGAAAATGATAGCATTGAAGTTGAGTATTATCCCAGCAAGCGCTTATTACAAAAACGGCGGCTGGAAAAGCAAAGTCAGCTTTTTCGTTTATTGTATTCTCCTGCAACAATTAAACGTGCATGTTTTGAAGATTTTGAACAAAATGATCGACAAGATGCTTATTTTAAAGCAATCCAGTTCTCTAATCAATTAATTAGTTCGCCAACTCAATTTATCAAAGGTCCGTATTTTTACGGCAAATTTGGGGTTGGGAAGACTTTTTTGCTTGGCGCTGTTGCCAATGAACTTGCAAAAAAGGATTTAGAGACCTTATTTGTTCATATTCCAACACTAGTAGTTGAGTTAAAAAATTCCATCACAAATCATTCGTTAGCTGATTTAATCAATCAAATTAGAAAAGCGCCAGTTTTGATTTTAGATGATATTGGAGCGGAGAATTTAAGTGCCTGGGTACGAGACGATATTTTTAATCCGATCTTACAATATCGCATGGAGGCAAAATTGCCGACCCTTTTCTCCTCTAACTATAATTTGGCTGAACTAGAAAAACATTTTACGGAAGTTAGAGATGATTATGATCAGGTGAAAGCACGAAGAATCATCGAGCGAATCCGTTTTCTTAGTCAAGAAATTGAAATTTCCGGGAAAAATTGGCGAGAATAATTTCAAAGTGGGAAAAATCCTGCTATATTATATTAAGTTAAAACTGACGGCAAAAAGCCGCATTTATGAAGGAGCGTTATGGTAAAAATAAGTTTGCCTAGTGGCGACACTAAAGAATATTCAAATAAAATTTCTGTTTTAGAAGTGGCTAAGAGTATTAGTCCCACTTTAGCTAAAAAAGCTGTATTTGCAACGGTTGACCAAGTTGATCGTCCGTTAAATTTTGTGATTGAACAAGATAGTAATCTTATTCTCCATACCAAAGAGGAGCAAGTTTCTCTCAATAGTCTTAGAGCAACGACAGCTTTTTTCTTAGGAAAAGCGATTAAAACTTTTAACTCAGAGGCAGTTCTTGGAGACAATAATTTTTCTGAAGACGGTTTTTATTACGACAGCGATATTGCAACTGGGCAAATTTCTGTGGATCAACTTGGTGAAATTACCGATTTAATGGGTAAAGAGCTCAGTACAAAAGCTGAATTAACCAGCGTTTATATGAGTGTAACTGAGGCAATTGATCATTTCAAAGATAACGAGTACAAAGTAGGAATTTTAAAAGAGTTGAAAAATGATCATGTTTATTTGAATTCTTGGAATGGTTTTGATGATTTTTCACTTGTCCCGCTTGATGTAAATTATGAACAGATTAAACATTTCAAACTTTTATATGTTGCAGGAGCTTATTTCTTAGGAAAATCAAGCAACAAAATGTTCCAAAGAGTTGCGGGTACGGCTTTCTTCAATCAAAACGATTTGGATGAAGATGAGAAGAGAAGAGAGATCGCGCGTTCGCATGATCATCGTGTTTTAGGTCAGCAGTTAGATCTGTTTTTTGTCGATCCAAAAATTGGAGCAGGACTTCCTTATTGGTTACCAAAAGGGGCAACAATTAGGAGAATTATTGAGCGTTATATTATTGATAAGGAAGTGGCAGATGGCTATGAACACGTCTACACTCCGGTTCTTGCTAATCTAGACTTATATAAGACTTCAGGACATTGGGATCACTATCGAGAGGATATGTTTCCTCCGATGGATATGGGAGATGGCGAGTTACTTGAATTAAGACCAATGAATTGTCCTTCTCATATTGAAATTTATAAACATAAACCAAGAAGTTATCGAGATTTACCACTTAGAATCGCAGAACTCGGAATGATGCATCGTTATGAAAAATCTGGTGCATTATCGGGATTGCAGCGTGTAAGAGAGATGACTCTTAATGACGGTCATACCTTTGTTTCTCTCGATCAGATTCAAGATGAATTCAAAAAAGTTTTGAAGTTAATGATGGAAGTTTATCACGATTTTGATATTAAAGATTACAAATTCCGTTTGAGCTATCGTGATAAAGCAAATACTGAAAAATATTTTGATGATGATGAGATGTGGAATCGTTCGCAGGCAATGCTTAAAGGTGCAATGGATGATTTAGGGCTTGATTATTACGAGGCAGAGGGTGAAGCTGCGTTTTATGGTCCAAAACTTGATGTTCAAACTAAAACGGCGTTAGGTAATGAGGAGACAATGTCAACAATTCAGCTTGACTTCATGCAACCAGAACGTTTTGAGTTAACTTACGTAGGAGCTGATGGCGAGGATCATCGGCCAATTATGATTCATCGTGGGATTGTTGGAACAATGGAACGTTTTGTTTCATATTTGACTGAAATCTACATGGGAGCATTTCCGACATGGTTGTCACCGGTTCAGATTGACATCATTCCTGTTAATAATGACTTGCACCGAGCTTATGCTGAGAAATTGGCTGAGGACTTTAGGAAATCTGGGTTAAGAGTTCAAACTGATTTGCGCAAGGAAAAAATGAACTATAAGATCAGAGAAAGTCAGACTCAAAAGATTCCTTACACTTTAATTGTGGGAGATAAAGAATCAGAATCTGGTAATGTAACTGTTCGTCGTTACGGCCAAGAAGCTCAAGATACGATGACTGAAGCAGAATTCATTCAAATGATTCGAAGTGATATTGCAAACTATAGTCGCGAGAGCTAGATAGTTCCATAAGAAATTAGCAGATAAAGGAGTTCCCAGAATGAAGGGGACTCTATTTTTTTTGGAATTATTGGAACCAAAAGCTGAAGGATTAAGTAGAAAGTTGAATTTTTGAAAATAAAGGTCGAAATTATTCCAATAGCAACGAGGGCGGCATAAGTACTGATTTTCCTCTTAATTAGGAACTTTTTGAAAAATTGGTCAGCAATAAAGATTAGGAAAATTTTCTCTAAAATAGCCAGATTAATGGCTCCATTTAACATATATACAACTTCGCAAAGAGCAAATATCCATAAGCCAATCTGAGCAGAGAGTTTGTTTAATTGTAAAGTGTTTGGAGTTTTGACGGTTAGCAAAATTGTGGTAATTATACTTATAAAAGCGACAAAAAAACTATGCTGAATTGTAAATATTATAACCAGAATCAACGATCCCCAGGCTAAAATAAAATCCAACTTGTTAAATTTATTTTCTCCCTTTATTTGGTTCAAAGAAAAAAGTATAATTAACCATAGCGAGATCCAACAAATGTTGAAATCGAGCTTAATCAGATGTCTTTTGCTCAGAAAAAAAGCTGCTCCGATGAAGACGGCAATCTGTGCAATAACTTGTAAGATTAAATTGTTTTCTAGTTTTAGTTTATTTGTGATTTTCATTTCTTTTTTAGAATAACATAGATTTAAGGTGAATTTGAATGTCTAATAATTATTTATTTTCTTCTGAGTCGGTTTCAATCGGCCATCCGGATAAAATCGCCGATCAGATTGCGGACACAATTCTTGACGGAATTTTAATCCAAGATCCAACTGCTAGAGTTGCCTGTGAAGTCACTGTTTCCACGGGATTAGTACTAGTAGTCGGTGAAATTAGTACTTCTGCTTTTGTCGATATTCAATCATTGGTGAGAAGCAAAATTAAGGAAATTGGCTACAAGGATAAGAAGTTTGGCTTCGATGGTGACACTTGTGCAATTTTAACGGCGATTGACGAACAGTCTGGTGATATTGCCCAAGGTGTTGACGATCCATTTGATTCAAAGGGTGGATCTGATGATCTATCAATCGGAGCTGGTGATCAAGGGGTTATGTTTGGTTTTGCAAGTAACGAAACCGAATCATACATGCCTCTCGGAGTAGTTTTGGCCCAAAACTTAATGAAAAAAGCTAAAGAGGTTCGAGAAAAAGGAGAAATACCGTATTTAGGACCTGATGCCAAATCACAGGTGACAATTGAATATGATGAATTTGATCGACCTCAAAGAGTTGATGCAATTGTCCTTAGTACGCAGCATTTAGCAGAAATTGGTTTGGATCAGGTTAAAAAAGATGTTTTAGAATATATCGTTAAACCGGTAATCCCAGCTAATTTAATTGATGAAAAAACCAAATTTTATATTAATCCAACAGGTCGTTTTGTATTAGGTGGTCCTCAAGCAGATACAGGACAGACTGGTCGGAAGATTATGGTCGATAGTTATGGTGCTTACGCTCGTAGCGGCGGTGGAGCATTTTCAGGTAAAGATGCAACCAAAGTAGACCGAAGTGCCGCTTATATGGCACGCTATGTGGCTAAAAATTTAGTTGCAGCGGGAGTTGCTCCTAAAATTCAATTACAGGTTTCTTATGCAATTGGACTTGAGAAACCTTTGTCACTTAATGTCGATACATTTGGTCAAAGCAAGTACAGTAATGAAGAAATTGTTGATGTGATTAACAAAGTATTTGATTTTCGACCA of Xylocopilactobacillus apicola contains these proteins:
- the metK gene encoding methionine adenosyltransferase translates to MSNNYLFSSESVSIGHPDKIADQIADTILDGILIQDPTARVACEVTVSTGLVLVVGEISTSAFVDIQSLVRSKIKEIGYKDKKFGFDGDTCAILTAIDEQSGDIAQGVDDPFDSKGGSDDLSIGAGDQGVMFGFASNETESYMPLGVVLAQNLMKKAKEVREKGEIPYLGPDAKSQVTIEYDEFDRPQRVDAIVLSTQHLAEIGLDQVKKDVLEYIVKPVIPANLIDEKTKFYINPTGRFVLGGPQADTGQTGRKIMVDSYGAYARSGGGAFSGKDATKVDRSAAYMARYVAKNLVAAGVAPKIQLQVSYAIGLEKPLSLNVDTFGQSKYSNEEIVDVINKVFDFRPGAIIKTLDLRRPIYAPLAAFGHFGRDDLDLTWEKLDKVSEIKKNLYNS
- the dnaI gene encoding primosomal protein DnaI gives rise to the protein MENISDKIKEYINTHNLVPEYHKIVENLVNDPEIANFLTQNKINQQSEIFKKGISKIFEFYQASRDPQADYLARLKLENDSIEVEYYPSKRLLQKRRLEKQSQLFRLLYSPATIKRACFEDFEQNDRQDAYFKAIQFSNQLISSPTQFIKGPYFYGKFGVGKTFLLGAVANELAKKDLETLFVHIPTLVVELKNSITNHSLADLINQIRKAPVLILDDIGAENLSAWVRDDIFNPILQYRMEAKLPTLFSSNYNLAELEKHFTEVRDDYDQVKARRIIERIRFLSQEIEISGKNWRE
- the thrS gene encoding threonine--tRNA ligase, which encodes MVKISLPSGDTKEYSNKISVLEVAKSISPTLAKKAVFATVDQVDRPLNFVIEQDSNLILHTKEEQVSLNSLRATTAFFLGKAIKTFNSEAVLGDNNFSEDGFYYDSDIATGQISVDQLGEITDLMGKELSTKAELTSVYMSVTEAIDHFKDNEYKVGILKELKNDHVYLNSWNGFDDFSLVPLDVNYEQIKHFKLLYVAGAYFLGKSSNKMFQRVAGTAFFNQNDLDEDEKRREIARSHDHRVLGQQLDLFFVDPKIGAGLPYWLPKGATIRRIIERYIIDKEVADGYEHVYTPVLANLDLYKTSGHWDHYREDMFPPMDMGDGELLELRPMNCPSHIEIYKHKPRSYRDLPLRIAELGMMHRYEKSGALSGLQRVREMTLNDGHTFVSLDQIQDEFKKVLKLMMEVYHDFDIKDYKFRLSYRDKANTEKYFDDDEMWNRSQAMLKGAMDDLGLDYYEAEGEAAFYGPKLDVQTKTALGNEETMSTIQLDFMQPERFELTYVGADGEDHRPIMIHRGIVGTMERFVSYLTEIYMGAFPTWLSPVQIDIIPVNNDLHRAYAEKLAEDFRKSGLRVQTDLRKEKMNYKIRESQTQKIPYTLIVGDKESESGNVTVRRYGQEAQDTMTEAEFIQMIRSDIANYSRES